From the genome of Dehalobacter sp., one region includes:
- a CDS encoding fibronectin type III domain-containing protein: MKHKTLRLILCTWVILCSFDLLTGLGNSMGFDTSGLMKAAYAESSIDSNAVIAATGADHSLCIQKDGTVKAWGRNIYGQLGTGNTTAYYTPTAIPGLTGVKQLSAGLYYSLALMNDGTVKAWGYNCYGQLGTGNTADYNTPTIISGLTGVKQISAGTYHSLALMNDGTVKAWGNNSNGELGMGTTAYYTPTTIPGLTGVKAVVVGHCSSYAIMNDGTVKSWGNNAYGQLGNGNTSTIYTPTTIPGLANVKQLVTGLYHAVALINDGTVKAWGYGQYGQLGIGNSGNYYSPTQVTGLTDVKQVSACYYSSFALLNDGTAKAWGYGAAGDLGTGNYNTYNYTPITIPNLSGIRMLISGHYSEHSIALMNDGSVKSWGYNGFGQLGNGGTANASIPGTIPSLICDRPPLVAIITPISNSVYNASASLNLSVSVSDPDDSSLSCSYYLDSETTPRETQAVSNTNSAQTVNFSTVNLTNLAEGKHTLYCVADDGTFSAAASVSFTWDKTVPDSLSITETSSTSNSVSVTGGAKDNVSGFDSAALRYTIGENISPWLQGISTTNITSLSDYLNNNSQKVVKLSNGWLIYSLYSYTNNRVNFYCSKNSGVSWDLLCYLNISGSVSLSICSFNNNVYFFTTIPTISYARVWKFDASTITQGSDISSSAVVVDAAQNIFGPGCSITSDNSGILYTAWCNNGIRYSKSTDGGITWQAPTAIIGGNGYTNPSILINSNGYPAVIFENALYDEGYGGYYHYIYVCSFNGSSWSTSTAYASPRIYDNFNMKPIVITDKNNVIHLVWQSKDTTDSSYFNLWYSKSTDGGSTWSTATKLTSGNLYDQNSPVLTYDESNKVTLLWTAKDASNTQTPVLKQMSYTGTWGPAANVLNNGVSINAISVTAYSNLPNLPNPLLIYANSSGTFSYTDSMIAKASYTTQQNPLLPNKTYTIKLEAKDKAGNIASTTKEILTKAEKPTISAKPLSTTSLELTITDTNPANTEYQIYCGDKYVNAAGELTVDPDWYPLTTKKIVVSGLNLKTQYLFQVKARNAENIQTDYSEISAGDTYGSAPEGTVSNIKLTSGTGKITITWDPMDAATGYDIEIDGAITDNGARTTYENTFTPGQDHLFRIRPKNETGAGDWSNVITGRAKYALAAAPANLTAAPAGTSVTITWDAVAGALSYDLEFDGVIKNVKLNTSYKSTGLKPSTQHTYRVRTRNVQGAGEWSTLKSVMTTGGLPGAPAGITYTATNTTATINWTAATDAETYEIVEIVNGQETRIVDNNTPTTCEKRGLTPNSTHIYKIRGVNSIGAGTWSDPITITTYLLDTPSGIRTDESDTSIILTWNAVQDATSYQITLNTGTPVTSNTTTYTFTGLTPETKYSFQIKAVSATGESGLSDVITTYATPVKPAIPQNVNATVSDTLITITWDAVENAEGYDVELDGILMEDDDDPIYIHDGLESDTLHAYRVRARNAAIEGDWSAMQYIKTLPGKPAAPANIEVKSSSTGATLTWNKKDSDQSFDIEISDGTTTTIVSDIAKNTFTHRRTGLGREYTYRIRTHNMQGVSEWSGKIINNALKAWCKKTKTVDLGLTAKDITDFSPYTMVVTYNAAAIDVIDLSTLTGIYETVPGRIEGTDITITEFKPGEIVFVADKVINPGEAWTGVLNSIKFKAKATGGTTITYTVFSKQDEPTP, from the coding sequence ATGAAACACAAAACGCTTAGACTTATTTTATGTACATGGGTCATTCTTTGTTCCTTTGATCTTTTAACTGGGTTAGGGAATAGCATGGGATTTGACACCTCCGGTCTTATGAAAGCAGCTTATGCTGAATCAAGCATAGACTCGAATGCGGTCATTGCTGCAACCGGAGCTGATCATTCTTTATGTATACAAAAAGACGGAACCGTAAAAGCATGGGGAAGGAACATCTACGGTCAGTTAGGGACCGGAAATACTACCGCATATTATACGCCTACAGCCATACCGGGCCTCACAGGTGTCAAGCAGTTATCGGCAGGTCTTTATTACTCACTCGCTTTAATGAATGATGGCACCGTTAAAGCATGGGGATATAATTGCTATGGCCAATTGGGGACCGGAAATACGGCAGACTATAATACGCCAACCATCATATCCGGCCTAACAGGTGTAAAACAAATCTCAGCAGGTACGTACCATTCCCTGGCGTTAATGAATGATGGCACTGTCAAAGCCTGGGGAAATAACAGTAATGGAGAGTTAGGGATGGGTACAACAGCATATTACACACCGACAACCATACCCGGACTTACAGGTGTCAAGGCAGTAGTCGTAGGACATTGCAGTTCATATGCCATTATGAACGACGGTACCGTTAAATCATGGGGAAATAATGCCTATGGACAGCTTGGGAACGGAAATACATCGACAATATATACGCCAACAACTATCCCAGGCCTAGCTAATGTCAAGCAATTGGTAACTGGTCTTTACCATGCTGTAGCATTGATAAACGATGGCACCGTAAAGGCTTGGGGATATGGACAATATGGACAGCTTGGAATAGGGAATAGTGGAAATTATTATTCGCCTACACAGGTAACAGGGCTAACGGATGTGAAACAAGTCAGCGCTTGCTATTATTCCTCGTTTGCATTACTGAATGATGGCACGGCAAAGGCTTGGGGTTATGGTGCTGCCGGAGATTTAGGCACAGGTAATTACAATACATATAATTACACCCCGATTACTATTCCGAATCTATCAGGTATACGTATGTTAATATCCGGCCATTATTCTGAGCATTCAATAGCTTTGATGAATGATGGCTCGGTTAAATCATGGGGATACAATGGATTTGGACAACTGGGCAACGGCGGTACAGCAAACGCTTCTATCCCGGGTACAATACCCAGTCTGATTTGCGATAGACCCCCTCTTGTTGCAATCATAACGCCAATCTCAAACTCGGTCTATAATGCGAGTGCATCACTTAATCTATCGGTATCTGTCTCCGACCCGGACGACAGTTCACTTTCCTGCTCGTATTATCTCGACTCTGAAACAACACCAAGAGAGACCCAAGCCGTATCCAATACGAACAGCGCTCAGACAGTAAATTTTTCAACCGTAAATTTGACGAACCTTGCTGAAGGCAAACATACCCTATATTGTGTTGCTGACGACGGAACTTTTTCAGCAGCGGCTTCAGTCAGCTTCACATGGGATAAAACCGTGCCGGATAGCTTAAGTATTACAGAAACATCCTCGACAAGTAATAGTGTCAGTGTAACCGGCGGAGCCAAAGATAATGTTTCAGGGTTTGATAGCGCCGCCTTAAGGTATACCATTGGTGAGAATATCAGCCCTTGGCTGCAGGGAATTAGCACGACGAACATAACTTCGTTATCGGATTATCTAAACAATAACTCACAAAAGGTTGTAAAACTCAGCAATGGCTGGCTCATATACTCGCTTTACAGCTATACAAACAATCGAGTCAATTTTTATTGCAGCAAAAACTCCGGAGTATCATGGGACTTATTATGTTACTTAAATATATCCGGTTCCGTCAGCTTATCCATATGCTCATTTAATAACAATGTCTATTTTTTTACTACTATTCCAACGATTAGTTATGCACGCGTATGGAAATTCGATGCATCTACAATAACACAAGGAAGCGATATTTCTTCATCTGCTGTCGTCGTCGATGCAGCTCAAAATATTTTTGGCCCGGGGTGTTCCATAACATCTGATAACTCCGGAATCCTATATACTGCATGGTGCAATAATGGAATCCGATATAGCAAAAGCACAGATGGAGGCATTACATGGCAAGCTCCCACAGCTATAATTGGAGGTAATGGCTACACTAATCCTTCGATTCTAATTAATAGTAATGGGTACCCGGCGGTAATTTTCGAGAATGCATTGTATGATGAAGGTTACGGTGGGTATTATCACTATATTTATGTATGCTCATTTAATGGATCATCGTGGAGTACGAGCACAGCATATGCTTCACCAAGGATATACGACAATTTTAATATGAAACCAATTGTCATAACAGATAAAAATAATGTCATTCATCTGGTTTGGCAGAGTAAAGACACTACAGATAGTTCTTACTTCAATTTGTGGTACAGTAAATCGACTGATGGGGGCTCGACTTGGAGCACAGCGACAAAACTTACCAGCGGCAATCTATATGACCAGAACTCGCCGGTACTTACGTATGATGAAAGTAACAAGGTAACCCTGCTATGGACAGCGAAAGACGCATCGAACACGCAAACCCCTGTACTTAAACAGATGAGTTATACGGGTACATGGGGTCCCGCAGCTAACGTATTAAATAATGGCGTTTCCATCAACGCAATAAGCGTTACCGCATATTCAAACCTCCCGAATCTGCCGAACCCGTTACTGATCTATGCCAACTCTTCCGGGACATTTAGTTATACAGACAGCATGATAGCCAAAGCATCCTATACGACCCAGCAGAACCCGTTACTTCCAAATAAGACCTATACCATCAAACTCGAAGCCAAAGACAAAGCCGGGAATATTGCCAGTACAACCAAAGAAATATTAACAAAAGCTGAAAAACCCACCATCTCCGCCAAACCGCTGTCAACAACATCGCTGGAACTCACAATCACGGACACCAACCCTGCCAATACCGAGTACCAAATCTACTGCGGTGACAAATATGTCAACGCTGCCGGCGAGTTAACCGTTGATCCCGACTGGTACCCACTCACCACCAAAAAAATTGTCGTTAGCGGTCTCAACCTCAAAACGCAGTATTTATTCCAAGTCAAAGCCAGAAATGCGGAGAACATCCAAACAGACTATAGTGAAATATCAGCCGGGGACACCTACGGGTCGGCCCCCGAAGGCACAGTCTCCAACATCAAACTCACTTCCGGGACCGGCAAAATCACCATTACCTGGGACCCTATGGATGCCGCAACCGGTTATGACATTGAGATCGACGGCGCCATCACAGACAACGGTGCCAGAACAACCTACGAAAACACCTTCACTCCCGGTCAGGACCATCTCTTCCGGATCAGACCCAAAAATGAGACAGGAGCCGGCGACTGGAGTAATGTGATAACCGGCCGCGCCAAATATGCCTTAGCGGCTGCTCCGGCTAACCTCACAGCCGCCCCGGCAGGCACCTCGGTCACCATTACTTGGGATGCCGTCGCCGGAGCACTCAGCTACGACCTGGAATTCGACGGTGTAATCAAAAATGTCAAACTTAACACCTCCTATAAATCTACCGGCCTTAAACCATCCACGCAGCATACCTACCGCGTAAGAACCCGGAATGTCCAGGGAGCAGGCGAGTGGAGTACACTTAAATCGGTCATGACAACAGGCGGACTGCCCGGAGCACCGGCTGGTATCACCTATACGGCAACGAATACCACGGCCACCATCAACTGGACCGCGGCAACTGATGCCGAGACCTACGAAATTGTCGAAATCGTCAACGGTCAGGAGACCCGTATCGTTGACAATAACACACCGACCACTTGTGAAAAACGTGGTTTGACGCCAAACAGCACGCACATCTATAAGATCCGCGGTGTCAACAGCATCGGGGCCGGCACCTGGAGCGATCCGATCACAATAACGACCTATCTCCTGGATACGCCTTCCGGAATACGCACAGACGAATCCGATACCTCAATCATTCTTACCTGGAATGCCGTTCAGGATGCAACCTCCTATCAGATAACTTTAAATACCGGGACACCCGTAACTTCAAACACAACCACCTATACATTTACCGGCCTAACGCCGGAGACAAAATACAGCTTCCAGATTAAAGCAGTCTCTGCTACCGGCGAGAGCGGCTTAAGCGATGTCATCACCACTTACGCCACACCGGTTAAACCGGCTATCCCCCAAAACGTCAACGCCACTGTCTCAGATACCCTGATCACCATCACCTGGGACGCGGTCGAGAATGCCGAAGGCTATGATGTGGAACTTGACGGCATACTCATGGAAGACGACGACGATCCAATCTACATTCATGACGGACTGGAATCCGATACCCTCCACGCTTACCGGGTCCGAGCGCGCAATGCGGCCATTGAAGGCGACTGGAGCGCCATGCAGTATATCAAGACACTGCCCGGTAAACCGGCAGCTCCTGCCAACATTGAGGTAAAATCCTCTTCCACCGGTGCCACGCTTACCTGGAATAAAAAAGACAGCGACCAGAGCTTTGACATTGAGATCAGTGACGGCACGACCACCACAATCGTCTCGGATATCGCCAAGAACACCTTCACCCATCGCCGGACCGGTCTGGGCCGTGAATACACCTACCGTATCCGGACGCACAATATGCAGGGTGTAAGCGAATGGAGCGGCAAGATCATCAACAATGCCTTAAAAGCCTGGTGTAAGAAAACGAAGACCGTCGACCTGGGACTCACGGCCAAAGATATCACGGACTTTAGCCCGTATACCATGGTTGTGACGTATAATGCCGCGGCAATTGACGTGATTGACCTGTCGACACTGACCGGCATCTATGAAACAGTGCCTGGCAGGATCGAAGGCACAGATATCACCATCACCGAATTCAAACCCGGAGAAATCGTCTTCGTCGCCGACAAAGTCATCAACCCTGGCGAAGCCTGGACCGGGGTCCTAAACAGCATCAAATTCAAAGCCAAAGCAACCGGCGGCACAACCATCACCTATACCGTATTTAGCAAACAGGACGAGCCCACCCCATAA